In Sphaeramia orbicularis chromosome 14, fSphaOr1.1, whole genome shotgun sequence, the following are encoded in one genomic region:
- the or6at1 gene encoding olfactory receptor 10J4: MLLLTNHRLRSTNVTFPPGRVTFFIIDGLSSADDRKIILFVLLLLIYIIILGGNSLIIFLAVTDPKLRSPMYFFLGHLSFVDMIYTSTTIPHTLSGLLLDSQTLSVPICFMQMFFFIQLGITTRSILTVMAYDRYLAICNPLRYTTIMTQPVRRLLIAGSWGFSTFCTMPSATLTWTRPFCGPNMVQHFWCDISTLRRLMCINTRVDNILALTFALVALGTTGLLILTSYILIGISVSKMGVAERWKAIGTCAAHLIVVTVSYTAASVVYISYRVGNFSSQVRIIIAVVYAALTPCLNPMIYSLRNKELQEAIRRMFGRLRASAVSSGKDVTTVS; the protein is encoded by the exons ATGTTGCTGTTGACCAATCATAGGTTGCGTTCCACTAATGTCACCTTTCCACCGGGGAGGGTCACCTTCTTCATCATCGACGGTCTGAGCAGTGCAGATGACAGGAAGATCATCCTGTTCGTCCTCTTACTGCTGATTTACATCATCATCCTGGGAGGAAACAGCCTCATCATCTTTTTG GCGGTGACGGATCCAAAGCTCCGCTCTCCCATGTACTTCTTCTTGGGCCACCTGTCCTTCGTGGACATGATCTACACGTCCACCACCATCCCCCACACACTGTCCGGCCTCCTCTTAGATTCCCAGACCCTGTCCGTCCCCATCTGCTTCATGCAGATGTTTTTCTTCATCCAGCTGGGCATCACCACTCGTTCCATCCTGACTGTCATGGCGTACGACCGCTACCTGGCCATCTGTAACCCTCTGCGCTACACCACCATCATGACCCAGCCTGTTCGCCGCCTCCTCATTGCAGGATCCTGGGGCTTCAGCACCTTCTGCACGATGCCATCGGCCACCTTGACGTGGACACGCCCGTTCTGTGGCCCAAACATGGTGCAACACTTCTGGTGTGACATATCGACTCTACGGCGACTCATGTGCATCAACACGCGGGTCGATAACATCCTGGCCCTCACATTTGCTCTGGTGGCACTGGGGACCACTGGACTCCTCATCCTCACCTCCTACATCCTGATTGGCATTTCTGTGTCAAAGATGGGCGTGGCTGAGCGGTGGAAGGCCATCGGGACTTGCGCCGCCCATTTGATAGTGGTGACCGTCTCCTACACGGCTGCCTCCGTTGTGTACATCTCCTACAGAGTGGGAAACTTCAGCTCACAG GTGCGTATCATCATAGCGGTCGTGTACGCAGCCCTGACACCTTGTCTGAACCCGATGATCTATAGTCTGAGGAACAAAGAGCTGCAAGAGGCCATCAGGCGGATGTTTGGTCGATTGAGAGCCAGTGCTGTGTCCAGTGGGAAGGATGTCACCACCGTGTCCTGA
- the LOC115432625 gene encoding olfactory receptor 1009-like translates to MENYTFNADIIFIEGLKVSPGSTIPAFIFLLLIYIFIMVANLGLVVLISMETTLHQPMYLLFCNMSINDAFGASVVIPRLLTDMFIPSSKRFIHYMDCVVQAFAAHFHAGTSHTVLMAMAFDRYIAICNPLRYASIMTGQMVLKLSIAAWVAAFIFVIILIGLNVRLSRCRRFIFNPMCDNASLFKLSCDDLIINHIYGLGSAVVLLGSSLGSVALTYLRITMVCLSNRNKVLNSRALQTCATHLAVYFIMLVASFTPMIMHRYPEWTDNGKVASVLFHVAPPALNPVIYGLQCNDLRLKIFSMSSQRQKGKRIR, encoded by the exons ATGGAGAACTACACTTTTAATGCAGATATCATCTTCATCGAAGGGCTAAAGGTCAGCCCAGGGTCCACCATCCCtgccttcatcttcctcctcctcatctacaTCTTCATCATGGTGGCTAACCTGGGTCTGGTGGTCCTCATCTCCATGGAAACGACCCTCCACCAGCCCATGTACCTGCTCTTCTGTAACATGAGTATTAACGATGCATTTGGGGCCTCGGTCGTCATCCCTCGTCTGCTCACGGACATGTTCATTCCAAGCTCAAAGCGATTCATTCATTACATGGACTGCGTGGTTCAGGCCTTCGCAGCCCACTTCCACGCAGGAACCTCCCACACCGTGCTCATGGCGATGGCGTTTGACCGATACATAGCCATCTGTAACCCCCTTCGCTACGCCTCCATCATGACTGGCCAGATGGTGTTGAAGCTGTCGATAGCGGCCTGGGTGGCAGCcttcatctttgtcatcatcCTCATCGGCCTCAACGTCCGCCTGTCACGATGCAGACGCTTCATTTTCAACCCGATGTGCGATAACGCCTCGTTGTTCAAACTGTCCTGCGACGATCTGATCATCAATCACATCTACGGCCTCGGCAGCGCCGTCGTCCTGCTGGGGTCGTCCCTGGGCAGCGTGGCGCTCACCTACCTGAGGATCACCATGGTATGTCTGAGCAACAGGAACAAG gttcTGAATAGCCGGGCACTGCAGACCTGTGCTACACACTTGGCAGTGTACTTCATCATGCTCGTGGCATCCTTCACCCCGATGATAATGCACCGCTACCCCGAATGGACGGACAACGGGAAGGTGGCATCCGTCCTATTCCACGTGGCTCCGCCGGCGTTGAACCCAGTGATCTATGGCCTGCAGTGCAATGACCTGCGACTGAAAATCTTCAGTATGTCCAGTCAGAGACAGAAAGGGAAGAGGATCAGATGA
- the LOC115432622 gene encoding olfactory receptor 146-like yields MENYTYNSFTLQLEGLNVSKDAMYPMFLFLLFSYLFIIIANFGIAFVVLADKSLHQPMYLLFYNLSLNDILGNSILIPHLLVDMLRPPPERLISYYECVVQAFISHVFGTAAHTVLMLGLTIRLNRCRTMIRSPYCDNASLFKLSCESVFINNVYGLTFTVVLMTFSIGSIVLTYAKITVVCLTSKNKSLNSKALKTCSTHLVVYMIMLLSGMANIALHRFPHLSELRKFVAILFHIVPGGLNPIVYGIQSKEIRAFLRKKCEQQWLVHKGHSVNPPLKDTWRRRAI; encoded by the exons ATGGAAAACTACACCTACAATAGTTTCACTCTGCAGCTGGAGGGCTTGAACGTCTCAAAGGATGCAATGTACCCCATGTTTTTGTTCCTCCTTTTCTCatatctgtttattattattgccaATTTTGGAATTGCTTTTGTGGTTTTAGCTGACAAAAGTCTCCACCAGCCAATGTACCTGCTTTTTTACAATCTGTCATTGAACGACATCCTCGGAAACTCCATTCTGATTCCTCATTTACTTGTGGACATGTTGCGTCCTCCACCTGAACGCCTCATCAGTTACTATGAGTGTGTGGTTCAGGCTTTCATTTCACATGTGTTTGGTACAGCTGCTCACACTGTGCTTA TGCTTGGTTTGACCATAAGACTAAACAGATGCAGGACTATGATTAGAAGCCCTTACTGTGACAACGCCTCGCTGTTTAAACTGTCCTGTGAGAGTGTTTTCATTAATAACGTGTACGGCCTTACTTTTACTGTAGTACTTATGACGTTCTCTATTGGCAGCATAGTTCTCACCTACGCTAAGATCACAGTGGTGTGTCTGACCAGTAAGAACAAGTCTTTGAACAGTAAAGCCTTAAAGACCTGCAGCACTCATCTGGTGGTTTATATGATTATGCTGCTCAGTGGAATGGCCAACATTGCTCTTCATCGCTTCCCCCATTTATCGGAGTTAAGAAAATTTGTAGCCATCCTGTTTCACATCGTTCCTGGAGGCTTAAACCCAATTGTTTATGGTATTCAGTCCAAAGAGATACGGGCATTCTTAAGAAAGAAGTGTGAGCAGCAGTGGCTGGTTCATAAAGGGCACAGCGTCAACCCCCCCCTTAAAGATACATGGAGAAGAAGAGCCATTTAA
- the LOC115432623 gene encoding olfactory receptor 146-like: MENSSSNSFIFQLEGLQVSGTSKYPIFIFLLLSYVFVLLANVGITLLIWSEQSLHQPMYLLFCNLSVNDLMGNSVLIPRVLADILVPPSERLIHYYECVIQAFITHMFGTNAHTMLMIMAFDRYVAICNPLRYSAIMTSRMVIKLTVGAWGTGFVLVGILLGLTIKLKRCRTFIANMYCDNAALFKLSCENVFINNVYGLLYTVVLLTFSIGSIILTYSKITVTCLTSKSKSLNSKAFKTCSTHLFLYLIMLATGLIFVILHRFPMYAECRKFIGIMFNVIPGSFNPVIYGLQSQEIHKCLSNIFESRKVKK; the protein is encoded by the coding sequence ATGGAAAACTCCTCATCCAACAGCTTCATATTTCAGCTGGAGGGCCTGCAGGTGTCTGGGACTTCCAAGTACCCCATCTTCATCTTCCTGCTTCTGTCGTACGTGTTCGTCTTACTGGCCAACGTAGGCATCACACTGTTGATCTGGTCGGAGCAGAGCCTCCACCAGCCCATGTACCTGCTGTTCTGTAACCTGTCCGTCAACGACCTGATGGGAAACTCCGTCCTGATACCTCGTGTGCTCGCTGACATTCTGGTGCCTCCGTCCGAACGCCTCATTCATTACTACGAGTGTGTGATCCAGGCTTTCATCACTCACATGTTCGGTACTAACGCTCACACAATGCTCATGATTATGGCCTTCGACAGATACGTGGCCATCTGTAACCCGCTGCGCTACTCGGCCATAATGACCAGTCGTATGGTGATAAAGCTGACGGTCGGTGCTTGGGGTACGGGGTTCGTATTGGTGGGGATTCTGCTCGGTCTGACCATCAAACTGAAGCGATGCAGGACATTTATTGCGAACATGTACTGTGATAACGCTGCTCTGTTCAAACTGTCGTGCGAGAACGTGTTCATCAATAACGTGTACGGTCTGCTGTACACTGTGGTCCTGCTGACCTTCTCCATCGGCAGTATAATCCTCACTTATTCTAAAATCACAGTGACCTGTCTGACCAGTAAGAGTAAGTCTCTGAACAGTAAAGCCTTTAAAACCTGCAGCACTCACCTGTTTCTCTATCTCATCATGCTCGCCACCGGCCTCATCTTTGTCATTCTCCATCGCTTCCCTATGTACGCCGAGTGCAGGAAGTTTATCGGCATCATGTTTAACGTGATCCCTGGCAGCTTTAACCCTGTCATCTATGGGCTGCAGTCCCAGGAAATACATAAGTGCTTGTCAAATATATTTGAAtcaagaaaagttaaaaagtaa
- the LOC115432626 gene encoding olfactory receptor 146-like has translation MMENLTLQTDILLLEGLKVTPQSAAPAFILLLLIYIFIMMANLGLVVLISMETSLHQPMYLLFCNMSVNDAFGASTIIPRILQDIFQSQRYIYYADCVFQAFCAHFHASVTHAVLMIMAFDRYVAICNPLRYASIMTSRMVLKLSLSAWGVNLVLVLILIGLTVRLSRCRKVIFNPFCDNASLFKLSCESVLINNIYGLAYTVVLLSSSLGSVTLTYARIAISCLSNKNGALNSKALQTCATHLLMYIIMFASGCVIIFLHRFPHLSDQRKVASIMFHVVPPAMNAIIYGLQIKAVRQKIFILFTKNIVTVKSK, from the coding sequence ATGATGGAGAACCTGACTCTACAAACAGACATCCTGCTCCTAGAAGGGTTAAAAGTCACACCTCAATCTGCTGCCCCcgccttcatcctcctcctcctcatctacaTCTTCATCATGATGGCTAACCTCGGCCTGGTGGTCCTCATCTCCATGGAGACGAGCCTCCACCAGCCCATGTACCTGCTCTTCTGTAACATGAGTGTTAACGATGCGTTCGGGGCCTCTACTATCATTCCACGTATTCTGCAGGATATTTTCCAGTCACAGCGTTACATTTACTACGCCGACTGTGTGTTTCAGGCCTTCTGTGCCCATTTTCATGCCAGCGTCACCCACGCGGTGCTCATGATCATGGCCTTCGACCGCTACGTGGCCATTTGTAACCCTCTGCGCTATGCCTCCATCATGACCAGCAGGATGGTGTTGAAGCTGTCCCTGTCAGCGTGGGGTGTCaatttggtcctggttctgatcctgaTCGGCCTGACTGTACGCCTGTCACGCTGTAGGAAAGTCATATTCAACCCGTTTTGCGATAACGCTTCACTGTTTAAACTCTCTTGTGAAAGTGTCTTAATAAACAACATTTACGGCCTCGCATACACCGTGGTTCTGCTAAGCTCTTCACTGGGCAGCGTCACACTCACTTATGCCAGGATCGCCATTTCTTGTCTGAGTAACAAGAACGGAGCTCTGAACAGTAAAGCTCTGCAGACCTGTGCCACACACCTGCTAATGTACATCATCATGTTTGCATCAGGCTGCGTTATCATCTTCCTGCACCGTTTCCCTCACCTTTCAGACCAAAGGAAGGTAGCATCCATCATGTTCCACGTGGTTCCTCCTGCTATGAATGCCATCATCTATGGTCTGCAGATCAAAGCGGTCAGACAGAAGATCTTCATCTTGTTCACCAAGAACATAGTGACTGTGAAATCAAAGTAA